A single genomic interval of Peromyscus leucopus breed LL Stock chromosome 7, UCI_PerLeu_2.1, whole genome shotgun sequence harbors:
- the Ppcdc gene encoding phosphopantothenoylcysteine decarboxylase isoform X2 — MWKRRSDPVLHIDLRRWADLMLVAPLDANTLGKVASGICDNLLTCVIRAWDLSKPLLFCPAMNTAMWKHPLTAQQVGQLKAFGYVEIPCVSKKLVCGDQGLGAMAEVETIVDKVKEVLFQHGGVQQS, encoded by the exons ATGTGGAAGCGCCGCTCCGACCCAGTTCTCCACATTGACCTGCGAAGGTGGGCTGACCTCATGCTAGTGGCTCCCCTCGATGCCAACACTCTGGGGAAGGTGGCCAGTGGCATCTGTGACAACTTACTT ACCTGTGTCATCCGGGCCTGGGACCTCAGCAAGCCCCTCCTCTTCTGCCCTGCCATGAACACGGCCATGTGGAAGCACCCTCTCACCGCACAGCAGGTGGGCCAGCTCAAGGCCTTCGGCTACGTGGAGATTCCCTGTGTGAGCAAGAAGCTGGTGTGTGGAGACCAAG GTCTAGGAGCCATGGCTGAGGTGGAGACCATTGTGGATAAAGTGAAAGAAGTGCTCTTCCAGCATGGTGGCGTCCAGCAGAGTTGA
- the LOC114690378 gene encoding putative 60S ribosomal protein L39-like 5, translated as MSSHKTFGIKQFLAKKQEQNRPILQWIQMKTGNKIRYNSKRRHWKRTKLGL; from the coding sequence ATGTCTTCTCACAAGACTTTTGGAATCAAGCAATTCCTGGCCAAGAAACAAGAGCAAAATCGTCCTATTCTTCAGTGGATTCAGATGAAAACTGGTAACAAAATAAGGTACAACTCCAAGAGAAGACACTGGAAGAGAACAAAGCTGGGTCTGTAA